ttgggacttccctggcagtccagttggtGGAAcactatgcttccactgcagggggcacaggttgaatccctggttggggaatgaagatcccacatgctgcacagtgcagccaaaaaataggaaaaaaaaaagaaagaaagaaaacccaaactTCCTGTTGTCAATGTTTGGtggttttattgtatttttccctGATTATTATAATGAGATTAAAAACCTCTGcatttgttttttgaattatcctccttcctttcctattcatatatctctttaaaaagttttctgtGTAAGTCTCTTTACCATTTTCTAGTGGATTGTCAGTTTTTGGGTAATTTCTAcaagtcctttatatattctgaatccaAGCCTTTTGTGACTACCTTTTTTCAATCTGtgatttgccttttcactttctatttatttatttttattttactttattttagctATGCTgcttggcatgcaggatcttagttcccctaccagggatcaaagcctggcccttggcagtgggagtgtgagtcctaaccactggactgccagggaattcccctgtcttttcactttcttaatgataTCTTTTGACCAATTGAAATTCTTCATTTCAGCCTTTTCTTCTGGGGTTAGGGCTCTTTGTCTTCTATGTAAGAATTATTTTCCTACCTCCAGGGCCGTGAAGATACTCACATATATTGTTTTCATAAAAGTTATTGTATTGCCTTCTACATTCAGATTTTTTCCCCATATGAATATCAGTTTAACCCAACACCGTTTATTGATAAGACCCAACCGTTCCCCATTGCCGCCTTTGTTGGAGATCAAGTAGCCATATATATGCATGGTTCTGTTTCTGGGctcctgttctgttccattgggtTTTGTCTATCCTTATGCTATTACTACACtgtaattactgtagctttataataattctTGATACCAGCAAAGCAAACCCTCCTTACCTTTTAGTTgttccaaaattttttaaaatttaagggcatttaaaattttagatgtatcatttctttttttttctttgtctttttagaataaaataaagtattaccTGCAGATACAGCACTGATAGTTTTCTAGGTTCTAAGAATTTACATGTTCTGTGTAATTTGGGCTTAAAGAAATCATAATTAGCAATGCAccttaatgttatttttaacacTGTTGCAGTTGTGgtgaatgaagaaaagtgaatagaGCTCTCCCTTCAGCCTGAGTCTGCTGTTTAGTAGTATTTACTCTGTCCCTTGAGTGGAATTGTTCtagctttttctgctttttttagaTCTTTCATTTGTCCGTGCCTTTGAGTTTACGTATGTTAATGTTTATGGCACTCACGTTTTGGTAAGTGCTGCTCATGAAGCCAGAGTGGAGAAATTTATTTACGTCAGCACAGATGAAGTCTATGGAGGCAGTCTTGATAAGGTGAGCTCAGAAAATGTCTGTTTCACCTACTTACCCTGTACCACCATACAAACCTGTCTTATGAAAACCTACTCTGGACTTTTTTCATCCTCTGATAATACACACTTATGGGACTCTTCAGAATGTTACTCCATTATGTCTTCTGTTCATATCAAGTAATACCACCCCAAACAGGGAATCACAGCCTACTCTGGTACAAATTTGTTCGTAATTTGACTGACAATATTTTGCAAGCGAGCAGCAGCTCTTCCCTGATCACCCAGTCTTAGATCATGAATGTCATTCCCATGGGCCAACGCATGTGTAAGTTATGTTGCAGCTTAGGGcctgtctctcttctcttccgCTCACGAAGGCACATTGCACTGTCTAGGAGTGAGTGTAAAATTGTTGTAGAAACTAGAATCTCTTCTTTGTTAATCgtttgtaaacataatttttatgcaAAAAGTGGTTCCATTCTTCAGTCTGTATTTCTCATAGTCAGTGTTTACAGTGacctcattttgttttgctttattttttaaacatatctaTTTACCAAAACGCTTacatagttaaaaaacaaaaaacaaaaaacaaaacaaaacaaaaccaagtagCTTGAAAAGACTTATAGTGAGAAAAAGCAGACCCTGACCACTTCCCCTCAATGCTCAATCCCACTTCCAAGAAACAACCATTTGCAAACTCTCTTTGCAATTTTTATCAGGTAAGCTTCTTTCTTCTTGTACTCCTGTCACCCTAGTCAGATCTGACACAGTAGCcagaatgctttttaaaacataagtcaGGTCTTGATATTACTCTGATCAAAACCCGTCAGTGTTTTGACAGAGGCCATCAAGGTTCCACATGCTCTGGCCCCTAGCTTTCAGACCTCATCTCACATATCTTTTCCCTTACACTAGCTGCCTTATAGTTCCATtggcagggcctttgcacttgcggTTCTGTCTGCCTGCCTTAGAGGGTTGTTGTGAACTTTAAAAGAAGTTAcgacatgtaaagtgcttagaagaatGCCAGGCACATGGGGtttcaaacatttattgggtttcaataaatgttttttaaaagtactgaTTAACATTTCAAATTTGTAACATGTTCTCTGACTTTTCTACTTAGTAAATATAcataatacttattttttaaatatatcctttttaaaattaggaatttgATGAATCTTCACCCAAACAACCTACAAATCCTTATGCATCATCTAAAGCAGCTGCTGAGTGTTTTGTACAGTCTTACTGGGAACGATATAAGGTAAGAATTGACTTCAGAAACTctggaatcatttttctttggaCTTAGGTGTTAAAACTCCAAGTTAGCATTAGCAGCATTTCATTTTTTAGGGTAGCAGACATAGATTCAGAAAAGTTATATgttaaggaatttaaaaaactgatttccTATATTGTGTGGACAAGGCAGGGACCTACTTCTTCTTATCCAGTTCATTTAAAGGAAcaatttgtgtatatattattttctacttcactAATAGGTAGAGTGTTACAGCTAGAGTGAAAAGCTCTGTTGGAATATCCTGATTCCCAGGAGTCCTCTGAGtgaaggaaggcagagggagggcagATTCCCTTAGCTGCCGCTGCTCCCCTTGGCCCCTCGTGAATGGGAGGTAGATTTGCCCTGGTGGCTGTGTGAGTGTCCCTGCGGGAGCCTTGCTCACAATGAATCATCAGCTCGAACCCCTGCACTTGGCTTCCCACCGACCTTCCAGAGGTATTAGGGGCTGGGTCAAAAAGGTGAACCAAGGAATTACTTCAGGTTCTCTAGTCTTTGTGTTCTGGGAGCATTGGTCTTTTCCCTCCATGGTAGCTCTTTTCATTTGTAACAGTTGATACAGCAGAGAAAACCAACTTGAAGTTTAACATCTCAGGTGGTCTCTGAAATAATCAGGTGGAAATGTCCTTAATTTCCTGCTAGCAGACCTACAAACCTGCCTCCATCTATATTCAACCTTTCGTTTTCCAGTAAAGAGActattcctcctcttccttttggaACCTCTGCCTTTATCTGAATCTCATCCTTTCCTGTCTTTTCAGGAGccttacattagaaaaaaatcccTTCGCTTCTGTCCTAAAGGTGTGTGGAATTATTTAGCCAAAAGTGCCCATATTTTAAGACTGCTTATCTTTAGATAATCATTATTATTGGACCTTCCTATTACCTTAATGTCGAATTCTCTTTAAGTTTCCAGTTGTCATCACACGAAGCAGTAATGTTTATGGACCACATCAATATCCAGAAAAGGTACATTTTACTTTTGAATTCATGAAGTGTTTTAGTGATTGTAGCTTCtcattgtttaaaataatctCACTTCAATTATTTGTCCAAAATTATTTATGTTGTGATTAACCATAATTATAAATGCTGTATAGGCCACATGCAAATCTCATGAGGTTTAGAGTTTGAAGACTTGAGTTTAAGTCTCAACTTTATACTTATCAGCTGGCTCGACCTTAGTTAAGCCCTTTGAGCATCGTCTTTAAATTGACAGGTAATGATAACACTTGGGAAGGATTTTGAAGGATCCAGTGAGATGATGTATGTGAAAATGCCTGTACTTTGCAGGATTCTAAAGCGCTATAGAGTACTCCCATCACTGCTGTCACGCCAGTGAAGACTCCTTCCTGGTTTGCAATCAGACCACTTGTCAGGCTGTACGGAAACATAGACGCTAGTTAGAGCATTATGCAGGAAGCTTGCATATAAATTTGTCTGAGTCAGCTGATTAACTCTTCCCCAACTCTTCTGTGTTGCTTGCAGGCCTGAATGTCTTCCAGAAAGTAGTTtagcaaataaagaaatgtagTTAAAAGGctgaaaatgtgtgtgtgattGATTCTGTATTATTAAGCCCAATGTTAAGTAACTACTAGTCTCTCTGCCTAAATTTAGAGCTGGGTTTTCTCACTTCTTaactgttgcattgatctatctGCCCAAAGGAATTATCATGATCTGCTGATATTAATATATGCTTGGCTTAATTTTTTGGAGTATATTTTagcatatttattataaatttaacaATGTCTTTTCTCACTGTGTTTAACATAAGTTTTCTTTGAATCCAGTGGCACTGGAAgtactttttattaatttcacaAGCACTTACTGAGTAGGTACTATATGTAAAGTAAAGAGCACAAAGGAAGCTCGTAGTGAGAGCAAACTCTTCAGGAAGACTTCTTCTGaactttttcactatttttatcattttatcttcatttttatctaGCAGATAACTGGTTTTTGTGAAATAGGGAGCAATCTTAGAGTTCTTTTACTTATCAAAATTATAATAGGTATTTCTTGAATCCTGATAAGAAGTAGATTTATCTCTAAGGGTATTTCTTAACAATAATAATCTTTTAATCTTATGATGAGTTCAGGTttttattaatgaatgaatttccAAAGTCtgaaatgatatttaaatattcttttaggttattccaaaatttatatcttTACTACAACACAACAGGAAATGGTATGTTATTTACCTTTATATGCATGTTTTTCTGGTATGTTAGAGTATTTAGTGTCAGTCTTTCTTGAAGACCATAGTGTTAGAGTTGGAGGCCTTAGAATTTAATGTcccaacaaatttaagaattcCTTCTACAATCAGtgtaatagttttttaaattattacaaagTGTAATTCATCTTTATAATTTGATTACTAAGATCATTTGAATTCTTATATAATCTATCCTAAAACTTTGcgttatcacattgatttgtcATCTAcctttatataattttactttttcaaaagatTTATTTAATTCATAGAACTATGGATAGTCTTCGAAGTGAACTTAAGGTATAAAATTGATGAATAATATTTTTGCACTTACATGTTTGCCACTTTCCTGTTGAGTACCCACAGGGCGTTTGGAGATCAGTTAAGAATTATGGGTAAAATTTAGAAGTCATGAGAATTTGTATTTTCAGTAAGAGCTGTCTAGGATCTTCATGGGAATTGCCTTCTCTGAAATTGTACCCAGTCATTGCCTTACCCTGGTTTGAGAGCTTACTTTTTTTACACTTTATGATTCcctttcatttcatctttttagCTGCATTCATGGATCAGGGCTTCAAACAAGAAATTTCCTTTATGCTACTGATGTTGTAGAAGCGTTTCTCACTGTCCTCAAAAAGGGAAAACCAGGTGAAATTTATAACATTGGAACCAATTTTGAAATGTCAGTTCTCCAGCTTGCCAAAGAACTAATACAGCtggtatgtatatattataaaaggGTGATATTTTCAAAACTGTCACTAAATTAGTGACAGTAATCACTAATCGTCAAAATCAACAATTTAcagttttttcatttgaaaagtgaACAGGTAGATAAAGGAACTTCATAATTACATACGTATGCTGAGATGCGGCATTATTTGAAATTGCATCACTCATTTAGTCACAGCTTTTCAGCAAAAAATTCCACAACATTAAATATACATACCCATTATGAGACATATTCAGTTTCAGAAAATCGAATATTAAAACGTGTGCCCTAGAATCAAGGAACAGTCATATGTAAATAAAAGTTatgagtgtatgtatgtattagcATCGATTATAAATCTCAGGATTCATTAGGAAGAGTGACTGAGAGTATGGAAAAACTTGTTTTCCTTTATGCTACTCACAGAGCACTCTGTACTccaaatgtgtgggttttccTCACTCAGCAATTCTCAGACACGAGCTcagtgtcctacaattcaactccaTTCTGACATTACCTACCTGaagatagtgtcagatcccacaggttaagggctcagtctcacaagactgccCTAACTTCACGTCAGTCCTGAGACCTGGCTGTCACCCGTGCTTCTCATCAACCAGGTATAACTCTGAGGTAATCTGTTACAGgggttcacagaactcaggaaaagagtTTACccactagattaccagtttattacaaaggatggaGGAGAAGCCTAGGGCAAGATATGAGGGAAAGGGCATGGAGCTTCCTGCCCTCTCTGGGTGTGCCACCTTCCCAGCACCCCTGTGTGTTCAGCAGCCTGGAAGCTCTCCTCTTGGGTTTTTGTGGAGGCCTCATTGAGTGGGCATGATGATTAAACCATGGCCACTGATGCTTAATTTAGCTTCccgtccccttcccctccctggaggtgggggcagggaggctgagTTCCatccctctaatcacatggttggttccctTGGCAACCCTTAGGGGTTTCCAAAAATCACTTATTAACCTAAACTCTGGTGTGGTTAAAAGGAACCTGTTATGAATagcaaaagacacctttatctctcatcatcagaaaattccaaaggttttaggagatctgtgccaggaacagggatggacaccaaatatatatttcttactttaAATCAGAGGATCACACTGAGTAATAACCAAAGGCCAAAAAAATTGATTTTCGCTTGTAGTTTATAGAATGTGtattctctctgagcttcagatgGAATTTAGGTTATAAAGTAGAGAAAGTGTTAATAAAATGCTATTCATCTTAGCTGTCTTCCCCACTTGGAGGATgttgtttttcttgccttttgaaTCAGTTGCTGAATACCATTTCTATTCTCTGGTCTCATTTTATAATTTGACTCAAAAATCTTCTCCATTTTGACAGATCAAAGAGACCAGTTCAGAGTCTGAAATGGAAAACTGGGTTGATTACGTTAATGATAGGTGAGTAACAAGTTAAAACATTGGGGAAAGGTTGTGAAATCTTAGGTACTTATAAGATTATAAAATGTATGGACTTACCCAGAAAAGtttatcttttttgaattttctgctaaaatattttttcctaattataaatGCCATAACAATAAACTAGCAATATTACTGACTGTGTGACTTAAAGTTATTGACCCTTTCCAAGTCTGAGATTTCCTTGAGTGTGAATTAGGGATAATAATATCTTGcttatagaagtattttaaaatttaatttataatgtttataAACTACCAGATCCAGGGCATGGAACATAAGAGTCCTAAcaaatttatgtgtatttttttattcattcatcagacaTTCAGGTATGAGGCATTGCATTCATACCTAGATTGTGGTTGAAATAGGAAAGGGATAAGCCACAGAGGGGGTTAGGCATCTGGATTATAGAAGATTTTtaacatatactttattttacagattttctATAGTAAGTGTGTCATCAGGGagaattttttgagaaaaaatttgaATTATGGGCACACATTATTTCTCTTAGTGTTTGAATTTGTaaatagggaatttcctggctgtctagtagttaagactctgtgctttcactgctgagggcccgagttcattccctggtctgggaactaagatcccacaagctgcacagcgcagccaaaaataaataaacaagtcaatttgtaaatatatatccacaatatcattttaaatctgttttgttttccaagaCCTACCAATGACATGAGATATccaatgaaatcagaaaaaatacaTGGCTTAGGATGGAGACCTAAAGTGCCTtggaaagaaggaataaagaaaacaagtAGGTTATGAATTGATCatttggaggggagggggagattcagaaaaattttaaggCACAATATTTCAGCCACTACAAAGTGTTGTGGGGAATCACTTT
This genomic window from Hippopotamus amphibius kiboko isolate mHipAmp2 chromosome 14, mHipAmp2.hap2, whole genome shotgun sequence contains:
- the TGDS gene encoding dTDP-D-glucose 4,6-dehydratase, with product MSAAGRAEPVGPPSSFAKRVLVTGGAGFIASHVIVSMVEDYPNYMIINLDKLDYCASLKNLETISNKQNYKFIQGDICDSHFVKLLFETEKIDIVLHFAAQTHVDLSFVRAFEFTYVNVYGTHVLVSAAHEARVEKFIYVSTDEVYGGSLDKEFDESSPKQPTNPYASSKAAAECFVQSYWERYKFPVVITRSSNVYGPHQYPEKVIPKFISLLQHNRKCCIHGSGLQTRNFLYATDVVEAFLTVLKKGKPGEIYNIGTNFEMSVLQLAKELIQLIKETSSESEMENWVDYVNDRPTNDMRYPMKSEKIHGLGWRPKVPWKEGIKKTIEWYRENFHNWKNAEKALEPFPVQPPLV